In Candidatus Vicinibacter proximus, the following are encoded in one genomic region:
- the mnmG gene encoding tRNA uridine-5-carboxymethylaminomethyl(34) synthesis enzyme MnmG has protein sequence MFPKYDVIVVGAGHAGCEAAAAAANMGCKVLLVTMNMQTIAQMSCNPAMGGVAKGQIVREIDAMGGYSGIVTDHTMVQFRMLNRSKGPAMWSPRAQSDRMLFAKKWRQMLEDHPLVDFWQDMVAGLLIKDKRVKGVITGMGLEIESTCVVLTNGTFLNGIIHIGEKQFGGGRAGESPAKGITEQLVALGFEAGRMKTGTPPRLDGRSLDYSKMEVQEGDQIPGKFSYTDTPTPEKQLCCHITYTNQEVHDILRTGFDQSPMFAGRIKGLGPRYCPSIEDKIDRFAERDRHQLFVEPEGWETHEIYLNGFSSSLPEEVQYKALTKIPGLENVRMFRPGYAIEYDYFPPTQLGLSLETHVISNLFFAGQINGTTGYEEAACQGFMAGMNAALRVKESEPLILKRSEAYIGVLIDDLVNKGTEEPYRMFTSRAEYRILLRQDNADQRLTPIAAQKGMQNLEERMIRLAEKTDFFVRVNKLLQELSALPEEINPYLESIGSAKIEQKSKLGLLLTRPNVTLIDLISHHAILKEATSGMDEESLESIQINLKYEGYIRKEQEMVDKMSRLESLKINPEYDYHGISALSNEAKTKLSKIKPVTIGQASRISGVSPADISVLLVYLGR, from the coding sequence ATGTTTCCTAAGTACGATGTGATTGTGGTCGGTGCCGGTCATGCTGGTTGTGAGGCAGCAGCAGCTGCAGCCAATATGGGATGTAAAGTTTTGTTGGTAACGATGAATATGCAGACCATAGCACAAATGTCCTGCAATCCTGCCATGGGTGGTGTGGCCAAAGGCCAAATCGTACGAGAGATTGATGCTATGGGTGGATACAGTGGCATTGTGACAGATCATACCATGGTTCAATTCAGAATGTTGAACAGGTCGAAAGGGCCGGCGATGTGGAGCCCCAGAGCACAAAGTGACCGCATGTTGTTTGCCAAGAAATGGCGGCAAATGCTGGAAGATCATCCTTTGGTAGATTTTTGGCAGGATATGGTCGCAGGACTTTTGATTAAAGACAAAAGGGTCAAAGGAGTCATTACCGGCATGGGGTTGGAGATTGAGTCTACTTGTGTGGTACTGACCAATGGGACATTTCTCAATGGAATCATCCATATTGGCGAAAAACAATTTGGTGGCGGACGTGCAGGAGAGAGTCCGGCCAAGGGGATTACAGAACAATTGGTTGCATTAGGTTTTGAAGCAGGCCGCATGAAAACAGGTACACCACCCAGATTGGACGGAAGGTCTTTGGATTACAGTAAGATGGAAGTTCAGGAAGGCGATCAAATTCCGGGTAAGTTTTCCTATACCGACACGCCTACTCCGGAAAAACAACTATGTTGTCACATCACTTATACCAATCAGGAAGTCCACGATATTCTCAGGACAGGATTTGACCAGAGTCCTATGTTTGCGGGAAGGATAAAAGGTCTTGGTCCCAGGTATTGTCCGTCTATAGAAGATAAGATAGATCGTTTTGCAGAACGGGACAGACATCAGTTGTTTGTAGAACCGGAAGGATGGGAGACGCATGAAATTTATTTAAACGGATTTTCTTCTTCCCTACCCGAAGAGGTACAATATAAAGCCTTGACAAAAATTCCGGGTTTAGAGAATGTAAGGATGTTCAGACCCGGATATGCTATTGAATACGATTATTTCCCTCCTACGCAACTTGGCTTAAGTTTGGAGACCCATGTGATAAGCAATTTATTTTTTGCCGGTCAAATAAACGGTACCACCGGTTATGAAGAAGCAGCGTGTCAGGGATTCATGGCAGGAATGAATGCAGCATTGCGCGTAAAGGAAAGTGAACCCCTCATCCTTAAACGATCAGAGGCTTACATCGGTGTGTTAATCGATGATTTGGTCAACAAGGGTACGGAAGAACCTTACAGGATGTTTACTTCACGGGCAGAATACAGAATCTTGCTCCGACAGGATAATGCAGATCAACGCTTGACCCCAATTGCTGCTCAGAAAGGGATGCAGAATTTAGAAGAGAGAATGATTAGGCTCGCAGAGAAAACTGATTTTTTTGTGAGGGTGAACAAATTGTTGCAAGAATTAAGTGCACTTCCGGAAGAAATAAATCCTTATTTGGAAAGTATAGGATCTGCAAAAATCGAGCAAAAATCAAAATTAGGTTTGTTGTTGACACGCCCAAATGTAACCTTAATAGATCTCATATCTCATCATGCCATATTGAAAGAGGCGACTTCGGGAATGGATGAAGAATCGTTGGAAAGTATCCAGATCAATTTGAAGTACGAAGGTTATATCAGGAAAGAACAGGAAATGGTTGATAAAATGTCCAGGCTTGAGTCACTCAAAATAAATCCCGAATATGATTATCATGGAATCAGCGCGCTTTCCAATGAAGCAAAAACCAAACTAAGCAAAATCAAACCTGTCACCATTGGTCAGGCAAGCAGAATCAGTGGCGTTTCTCCGGCAGATATTTCTGTTTTGTTGGTTTACTTAGGAAGGTAA
- a CDS encoding cation transporter, whose product MNSSKINSYQTQKLLLAVSFALLVIKLTAYYLTGSVAVLTDALESIVNVIAAMIGLYSLSLSALPKDANHPYGHGKVEFLSAGIEGSLIILAGLWIIYECVHRIFHFTPLQHLDNGMILLGISAVINLAVGQYSVKNGKKNNSLALISSGTHLKTDALTTFGLILGLAMVWVTEWQFLDSLVAIVFALVIIYSGFRIVRSALSGIMDEADEQLINQILQVLKDHRTENWLDIHNLRVVNYAGFFHIDGHITVPRYFTVDEAHTELDRITAVLAAHFEERVEFSIHTDGCIPVQCSLCNKQSCQVRSEPFIRTLDWNYELVIQNKKHRLPLE is encoded by the coding sequence TTGAACTCCTCCAAGATAAATTCCTACCAGACCCAAAAGCTGTTACTTGCGGTTTCCTTCGCTTTATTGGTAATAAAATTGACTGCATACTACCTTACGGGCTCTGTCGCAGTGTTGACAGACGCATTGGAAAGCATCGTAAACGTGATCGCTGCAATGATCGGCTTGTATAGTTTAAGCTTATCCGCCTTGCCAAAGGATGCAAACCACCCTTATGGCCATGGCAAAGTGGAATTTCTCTCCGCAGGAATAGAAGGCAGTCTGATTATCCTTGCAGGCTTGTGGATCATTTATGAATGTGTACACAGAATATTTCATTTTACCCCCTTACAACACCTGGACAACGGGATGATCCTATTGGGGATTTCTGCCGTCATTAATTTGGCAGTTGGACAATACAGTGTCAAAAATGGGAAAAAAAATAATTCATTGGCCCTTATTTCCAGTGGCACACATTTAAAAACTGATGCACTCACCACTTTTGGTTTGATTTTAGGACTTGCCATGGTATGGGTAACTGAATGGCAATTTTTAGATTCGTTAGTGGCGATAGTTTTTGCATTGGTGATCATATATTCAGGATTCAGAATTGTACGCAGCGCACTTTCCGGAATTATGGATGAGGCAGACGAACAACTTATCAATCAAATCCTGCAAGTACTTAAAGATCATCGGACAGAAAACTGGCTGGACATCCATAACCTTCGAGTCGTTAATTACGCCGGATTTTTCCATATTGACGGACACATCACGGTGCCCAGATATTTTACGGTGGACGAAGCACATACCGAATTGGATCGAATCACCGCAGTTCTGGCAGCGCATTTTGAGGAACGGGTAGAATTTTCTATCCATACAGATGGTTGCATTCCTGTCCAATGTAGTTTATGCAACAAACAATCTTGTCAGGTCAGATCAGAGCCTTTTATCCGTACATTGGATTGGAATTATGAATTGGTCATCCAAAATAAGAAACATCGACTTCCCCTGGAATAA
- a CDS encoding M23 family metallopeptidase translates to MAFDYKKTKQQVKAHLAKRFLFILREEDTFEEVASYKLTLLNVYLLLSTVVFAVGFLLLMLLIATPLKTFIPGYGNVRSTAEYIYLEKKIEALEQEISAREVYINSIQRVLTGNPQTSSDVTKDVSIKQEAAVPIPRVKEDSLLRVAYEDNKSTVIRSQSSPLRSVRSQPVTNVDLSEMRFLPPLRGTMGANYKPEKDHFGIDIIAPENTPIRAVLSGSVIQSDWTLENGHTISIQHSNNLISVYKHNSALLKKTGTHVKAGEAIAIIGNTGTLTEGPHLHFELWYMGNPVNPLNYVDF, encoded by the coding sequence ATGGCTTTTGACTATAAAAAGACCAAACAACAGGTAAAGGCTCACTTAGCCAAGAGGTTTCTGTTTATTCTGCGGGAGGAAGACACTTTCGAAGAGGTGGCCAGCTATAAGCTTACCCTCCTGAATGTTTATCTGTTGTTGAGTACAGTAGTTTTTGCGGTAGGATTTCTATTGCTCATGTTGCTCATTGCAACGCCTTTAAAGACTTTTATCCCCGGCTACGGCAATGTACGCTCTACGGCGGAATACATTTATTTGGAGAAGAAAATCGAAGCTCTGGAGCAGGAAATTTCAGCCAGGGAAGTGTACATCAACAGCATCCAAAGGGTGTTGACCGGTAACCCTCAGACCAGTTCAGATGTCACTAAAGATGTCAGTATAAAACAGGAGGCTGCAGTGCCTATACCTAGAGTAAAGGAAGATTCTCTTCTCAGGGTGGCGTATGAAGACAACAAATCCACAGTAATCCGATCTCAATCCAGTCCTCTGCGAAGTGTTAGATCCCAGCCTGTAACTAATGTGGATTTATCGGAGATGCGCTTTCTTCCACCTTTGCGAGGAACAATGGGCGCCAACTACAAACCGGAAAAAGATCATTTCGGGATTGATATTATTGCGCCGGAGAATACACCTATCCGGGCGGTTTTGAGCGGTTCTGTAATCCAATCCGACTGGACCCTGGAAAATGGACACACCATTTCTATCCAACACTCCAACAATCTGATCTCTGTCTATAAACACAATTCAGCCTTGCTGAAAAAAACGGGTACGCATGTTAAAGCAGGGGAAGCGATAGCTATAATTGGTAATACCGGTACCCTAACGGAAGGGCCGCATTTGCATTTTGAATTATGGTACATGGGCAATCCGGTGAATCCGTTAAATTATGTAGATTTTTAG
- a CDS encoding alpha-ketoglutarate-dependent dioxygenase AlkB yields MELFEKLHEPKENLLPFDGTVHNLGILFNEEESQHYFNRLLNEVDWKHDEAIIFGKHILTKRKVAWYGDKNFSYTYSKITKSALLWNETLLELKNLVEKNSGETFNSCLLNLYHDGNEGVSWHSDDETALKKNGAIASLSLGASRKFSFRHKQTKEEVHCILHPGSLLVMKNNTQTYWLHALPKTKKCTQARISLTFRTIVDI; encoded by the coding sequence ATGGAATTGTTTGAAAAACTTCATGAACCTAAAGAGAATTTATTGCCTTTTGACGGAACGGTCCACAACCTGGGCATTTTATTCAATGAAGAGGAAAGTCAACACTATTTCAATCGTCTGTTGAATGAAGTCGACTGGAAACACGATGAAGCCATTATTTTTGGTAAACACATCCTCACCAAAAGAAAAGTGGCGTGGTATGGTGATAAAAATTTCAGCTACACATATTCAAAAATCACTAAGTCCGCATTATTGTGGAACGAAACTTTGCTGGAATTAAAAAATCTGGTAGAAAAAAATTCAGGCGAGACTTTTAATTCCTGTTTGCTCAATTTATACCATGATGGGAACGAAGGAGTTTCCTGGCACAGTGATGACGAGACTGCCTTAAAAAAAAATGGAGCCATTGCCTCCCTGAGTCTAGGTGCTTCCAGAAAATTTTCATTCAGACACAAACAGACTAAAGAAGAAGTACATTGCATCCTTCATCCCGGAAGCCTGCTGGTCATGAAAAATAATACCCAGACGTACTGGCTGCACGCCCTTCCTAAAACTAAAAAATGTACACAAGCCAGAATCAGCTTGACCTTCAGAACCATTGTAGACATTTAA